The Rhopalosiphum padi isolate XX-2018 unplaced genomic scaffold, ASM2088224v1 scaffold1, whole genome shotgun sequence genome has a window encoding:
- the LOC132931219 gene encoding 52 kDa repressor of the inhibitor of the protein kinase-like — protein sequence MEHQKILKGFQNLFPKTLEMSTLEKDEFISLIDFYNNDLADNNKDILISELKLWQRKILALDKQPKNAMDALIICNDMYPNIYKLLQILATLPVSTASSERSFLSLKRIKTYLRNTMSEKRLNGLAILSIHRSISVDAKEVLDELSTDKRRVDFIL from the exons ATGGAACatcagaaaatattaaaaggatTTCAAAACTTATTTCCAAAAACGTTAGAAATGTCAACACTTGAAAAAGATGAATTTATTAGCttgatagatttttataataatgatttggcAGATAACAATAAAGATATTTTGATATCTGAGTTAAAACTTTGGCAACGTAAAATACTTGCATTAGATAAACAACCTAAAAATGCTATGGATGCTTTAATTATCTGCAATGACATGTAtccaaatatatacaaattgctACAAATATTAGCAACACTACCTGTTTCAACAGCTTCATCCGAAAGGTCTTTTTTGTCATTGAAGAGAATTAAAACGTACCTAAGGAATACAATGTCagag aaaagaTTAAATGGATTAGCAATACTGTCCATTCATCGTTCAATATCAGTAGATGCAAAGGAAGTGTTGGACGAATTATCTACAGACAAACGACGGgtggattttattttatga